One Heptranchias perlo isolate sHepPer1 chromosome 5, sHepPer1.hap1, whole genome shotgun sequence DNA window includes the following coding sequences:
- the enpp5 gene encoding ectonucleotide pyrophosphatase/phosphodiesterase family member 5 yields MAPHIWQMCLWQVLITFTLSEAVSLQLEQPKVLLVSFDGFRWDYIHRVPTPHFKYVMENGIHVNRVTNIFITKTYPNHYTLVTGLYAESHGIVANEMYDQDLNKTFSMDRMDIFDPVWWEEAYPLWVTNQIQGHKSGAVMWPGTDVQMHGVSPTHYMIYNISVPFEDRVVRLIDWFRGKEPVNFGLLYWEEPDISGHDLGPDNPLMDKVIADIDLKLGYLVEQLQKAGLWDTINLIVTSDHGMAQCSRDRIIELDQYVDHQLYTWIDFTPVSAILPKKGKHNEVYNALVNAHPNMTVYKKEDIPDRFHYKHNERIQPIIAVADEGWTINQNKTSGKFTLGNHGYDNTIKSMQPIFIAHGPAFKKNFTKEAINSVDLYPLICHLLGIDPVPNNGTFKNVQELLVAVKVNATESSTMENVSQDEINTRGSYAWLGILLGSVLVVGFLIAFVQQVTKSQMSGLNIHRGEMAQPLLPS; encoded by the exons ATGGCACCTCACATCTGGCAAATGTGCCTTTGGCAGGTTTTAAttaccttcactctctctgaagCTGTATCTCTCCAACTAGAGCAACCAAAAGTGCTGCTGGTCTCTTTTGATGGATTTCGTTGGGATTACATCCACAGAGTTCCAACACCACACTTCAAGTATGTCATGGAAAATGGTATTCATGTAAATCGAGTTACAAATATTTTCATCACAAAAACCTATCCCAACCACTATACCCTTGTAACTGGGTTATATGCAGAGAGCCATGGGATTGTAGCCAATGAGATGTATGATCAGGACTTAAATAAAACCTTCTCTATGGACAGAATGGATATATTTGACCCAGTCTGGTGGGAGGAAGCTTACCCACTTTGGGTTACAAACCAAATTCAAGGCCATAAGAGTGGAGCTGTAATGTGGCCTGGCACTGATGTTCAAATGCATGGTGTGTCCCCAACTCACTATATGATCTATAATATTTCTGTTCCTTTTGAGGATCGAGTGGTTCGATTGATTGACTGGTTCAGAGGGAAAGAACCTGTTAACTTTGGTCTCTTGTATTGGGAAGAGCCTGACATTTCAGGCCATGATTTAGGGCCTGATAACCCTCTCATGGATAAGGTCATTGCAGATATTGATCTAAAGCTTGGTTACCTGGTAGAACAACTTCAGAAAGCAGGACTGTGGGACACAATAAACTTAATAGTCACAAGTGACCATGGGATGGCTCAATGTTCCAGAGACAGGATAATTGAATTGGACCAATATGTTGATCACCAGCTGTACACATGGATTGACTTCACGCCTGTCTCTGCTATTTTACCCAAAAAAG GCAAGCACAATGAGGTATATAATGCTTTAGTGAATGCTCACCCTAATATGACAGTGTATAAGAAGGAGGATATTCCAGATCGTTTTCACTATAAACACAATGAGAGAATTCAACCAATAATAGCTGTGGCAGACGAAGGCTGGACTATCAACCAGAACAAAACATCTGGAAAATTTACTT tGGGTAATCATGGATATGATAATACCATAAAGAGCATGCAACCAATATTCATCGCCCATGGTCCAGCTTTCAAGAAGAatttcaccaaggaagccataaACAGTGTTGACCTCTATCCGTTAATCTGCCATCTCTTGGGAATTGACCCAGTGCCAAATAATGGCACCTTTAAAAATGTTCAGGAGTTATTAGTTGCTGTAAAAGTGAATGCAACTGAAAGTTCAACTATGGagaatgtatcccaggatgaaATAAACACTAGGGGTTCATATGCATGGCTAGGTATTCTCCTTGGAAGTGTATTGGTTGTTGGATTTCTA